From Anaerolineae bacterium, the proteins below share one genomic window:
- a CDS encoding alkaline phosphatase family protein produces MPPILSSLCYKSNMPPPSAPQRQRFTPSARYWPKPFAQKLTILLIAALAILVQGCALVPASPLSSTPGEATAVSSEAVEEVAHLNPDEVYQPVPVPEATAKPKRSKPMPPQSMLIPTPLTLPQATMPPEPTPTATRVIIDTPTFTPTPLPTATGLPPDPPPPAPIVEEIPTETPPPEPGIKYVVLISIDGLRPDALALAHTPTLDELIKQGAFTPTGQTIVQSFTLPSHASMLTGVVAEKHGLLDSLPYIGWPGLKVPTLFNIAHDAGLTTGMVFGKEKLNYLVWGDSVDNLYGTDGYDELVKEEAVKLIGQGLPNVLFIHFPDVDRAGHEIGWMSEHQLNTVVYVDKLIGEVVAELKNNGYWPNTLLIVTADHGGHGQRHGDDSPVDRTIPWLAVGPDVPKGITMGHINIYDTTATVLYALDVPIPEYFDGRPVMEIFPQTN; encoded by the coding sequence ATGCCACCTATATTATCGTCTTTATGTTATAAAAGCAATATGCCGCCGCCATCGGCCCCTCAACGGCAGAGATTTACCCCATCGGCTCGGTATTGGCCAAAACCCTTTGCCCAAAAATTGACAATTTTACTCATTGCTGCGCTGGCCATTCTGGTTCAGGGTTGCGCCCTTGTTCCGGCGTCACCCCTATCTTCCACCCCAGGCGAGGCCACTGCTGTTTCCTCAGAGGCGGTGGAAGAGGTTGCCCATCTTAACCCGGATGAGGTCTACCAGCCGGTTCCGGTTCCAGAGGCAACGGCCAAGCCCAAACGGTCTAAGCCGATGCCCCCCCAGAGTATGCTCATCCCCACGCCGCTAACCCTACCCCAGGCCACCATGCCGCCGGAGCCAACCCCTACCGCAACGCGCGTTATTATTGATACGCCAACCTTTACCCCAACTCCTTTGCCTACGGCCACCGGCCTGCCCCCAGACCCGCCCCCGCCGGCGCCCATAGTGGAGGAAATACCCACTGAAACGCCCCCGCCGGAACCGGGCATTAAATACGTGGTCCTGATCAGCATAGACGGCTTGCGGCCCGACGCCTTAGCCCTGGCCCACACCCCTACCCTGGATGAACTCATAAAACAGGGCGCTTTTACCCCTACCGGGCAAACCATTGTGCAGAGTTTTACCCTGCCCAGCCACGCCTCCATGTTAACCGGGGTGGTGGCCGAAAAACATGGCCTGCTGGATTCGCTGCCGTACATAGGCTGGCCGGGCTTAAAAGTGCCTACGCTGTTTAATATAGCCCACGATGCCGGCCTAACTACAGGCATGGTGTTTGGGAAGGAAAAACTCAATTACCTGGTTTGGGGTGATTCAGTGGACAACCTTTATGGTACTGACGGCTATGATGAGCTGGTCAAGGAAGAGGCGGTCAAGTTGATTGGTCAGGGTTTGCCCAACGTTCTTTTTATCCACTTTCCAGACGTTGATCGGGCAGGACACGAAATAGGCTGGATGTCGGAGCACCAGTTAAATACCGTAGTTTACGTGGATAAATTGATTGGTGAAGTTGTGGCCGAACTTAAAAACAATGGCTATTGGCCCAATACGCTCCTGATAGTTACGGCTGACCACGGCGGCCATGGCCAGCGCCACGGCGATGATTCGCCCGTTGACCGGACCATTCCCTGGCTGGCGGTGGGGCCGGATGTGCCTAAAGGCATTACCATGGGGCACATTAATATTTACGATACAACCGCCACCGTGTTATACGCCTTAGATGTGCCGATTCCCGAATATTTTGATGGGCGGCCCGTGATGGAAATTTTCCCCCAAACAAATTAA